Proteins from a single region of Candidatus Rokuibacteriota bacterium:
- a CDS encoding ABC transporter permease: AVIGVLGPSLQNIIIVIGVSSWVVYARVVRGEVLSLREREFVQAAVALGSRDWRVLLHHVLPNAFAPWLVVATLDMARVIVVESALSFLGLGVQPPTPTWGGMLADGRVYLSTAWWLATFPGLAILVTVLGINLLGDGLRDTLDPRLKV, translated from the coding sequence GCCGTGATCGGCGTGCTCGGACCGAGCCTCCAGAACATCATCATCGTGATTGGCGTCTCCTCCTGGGTGGTGTACGCTCGGGTGGTGCGCGGGGAGGTGCTCTCGCTCAGGGAGCGGGAGTTCGTGCAGGCGGCCGTCGCGCTCGGGAGCCGCGACTGGCGGGTGCTGCTCCACCATGTGCTCCCCAACGCGTTCGCCCCCTGGCTCGTGGTGGCGACGCTGGACATGGCCCGGGTGATCGTGGTGGAGTCAGCCTTGTCCTTCCTCGGGCTCGGGGTCCAGCCGCCGACCCCGACGTGGGGGGGGATGCTGGCCGACGGGCGCGTGTATCTCTCCACGGCCTGGTGGCTCGCCACCTTCCCCGGCCTGGCGATCCTCGTGACCGTGCTCGGGATCAACCTGCTGGGGGATGGGCTGCGGGACACCCTGGATCCGCGCTTGAAGGTGTGA